In Candidatus Sodalis pierantonius str. SOPE, one DNA window encodes the following:
- the istA gene encoding IS21-like element ISSoEn3 family transposase: MARKKKKARTEMCIYINVLRMKFEQRRSNRTIAAALGIGCTTVHDILGRFTVANLVWPLPAELSPVDLDRLLYPGKSGKVINTLPSWLDIDTELSRKGMTKQLLWMEYQSAVGGDALGYSQFCALFRDWKKKQRRSMRMEHKAGEKLFIDFCGPTVPIVNPATGSVRQVAIFVAAMGVSGYAYIEACEGQDMASWLNANSRCLHFMGGVPELMIPDNLRSAVSTPDRYEPVINQSYQTLANHYETVVLPACPRKPKDKAKAESTVQLVERWVLARLRKRRFYSLAELNQVIRELNHELNLRPMRHYGGQSRLERFEQLDKPALGPLPPTQWEYSAYLVARVGPDYHIDYGKNWYSVPHPLVGERVDVIATQRLVQIHHKGVCVATHPHSDNAYRHTTQAAHMPANHKGQSQWTPERLCSWALSVGVCTLKVVESIQKSKAHPEQAYRSVLGLLNLQRRYETTRLEKACALALEKGCINRSFIANVLKHGRESEVTQDGAGVSMLVHENLRGPDSYH; encoded by the coding sequence ATGGCACGTAAAAAGAAGAAAGCGAGAACGGAAATGTGCATATATATTAATGTCTTACGTATGAAATTCGAGCAGCGGCGCTCGAATCGCACTATCGCAGCAGCGCTCGGCATAGGCTGTACTACCGTGCACGATATCCTCGGCCGATTCACGGTAGCTAACCTGGTCTGGCCATTGCCGGCGGAACTGTCCCCCGTCGACCTCGACCGCCTGCTCTATCCCGGCAAATCCGGAAAAGTTATCAATACCTTACCCAGCTGGCTTGATATCGATACCGAGTTAAGCCGCAAGGGCATGACCAAGCAGCTGCTCTGGATGGAATATCAGTCCGCCGTGGGCGGTGATGCCCTCGGTTACTCACAGTTTTGTGCACTGTTCCGTGACTGGAAAAAGAAGCAGCGGCGTTCCATGCGCATGGAGCACAAGGCTGGCGAAAAGCTCTTCATCGACTTCTGTGGCCCCACCGTACCTATCGTCAACCCTGCGACCGGTAGCGTACGCCAGGTCGCTATCTTCGTCGCTGCCATGGGCGTGTCAGGCTATGCGTATATCGAAGCCTGCGAAGGCCAGGACATGGCATCGTGGCTCAACGCCAATAGCCGCTGCCTGCACTTCATGGGTGGGGTTCCGGAGCTGATGATACCTGATAATCTGCGCAGCGCTGTCAGCACCCCTGACCGCTATGAGCCGGTCATAAACCAGAGCTACCAGACGCTGGCAAATCACTATGAGACAGTGGTGCTACCGGCGTGCCCGAGAAAACCGAAAGACAAGGCGAAGGCAGAATCAACTGTGCAGCTGGTAGAACGCTGGGTTTTGGCCCGGTTGCGTAAACGTAGGTTCTACTCGCTGGCCGAACTCAACCAGGTGATACGAGAACTCAATCATGAGTTGAATCTGCGCCCGATGCGTCATTACGGCGGACAAAGTCGCCTTGAACGCTTCGAGCAGCTGGACAAACCGGCTCTTGGGCCTCTACCGCCCACACAATGGGAATACAGTGCGTATCTCGTTGCCCGAGTGGGACCTGATTACCACATAGACTACGGCAAAAACTGGTACTCGGTGCCGCATCCGCTGGTTGGCGAGCGCGTTGACGTCATCGCCACCCAACGGCTGGTGCAAATCCACCATAAGGGCGTCTGCGTGGCTACGCACCCTCACAGCGATAATGCCTATAGGCACACGACTCAGGCGGCGCACATGCCGGCTAACCATAAGGGGCAGAGTCAGTGGACGCCGGAAAGGCTGTGCAGTTGGGCGCTGTCGGTGGGTGTGTGCACACTGAAAGTGGTCGAGTCCATCCAAAAGAGCAAAGCCCATCCGGAGCAGGCTTACCGCTCCGTGCTGGGGCTACTCAATCTGCAACGGCGCTATGAGACGACGCGACTGGAGAAGGCCTGCGCGCTGGCGTTGGAGAAAGGGTGCATTAACCGCTCTTTCATAGCCAACGTATTGAAACACGGTCGTGAAAGTGAGGTCACCCAGGACGGAGCCGGCGTATCAATGCTGGTTCACGAAAACCTCCGAGGTCCGGACAGTTATCACTAA
- a CDS encoding ABC transporter permease, whose amino-acid sequence MDSTHSLTQGLTFIARNKRRLHKYGIIIAFFVLCLVVTIIGEVQVANGAWSNNYFLSNENMLIVLRQISINGILAIGMTFVIITAGVDLSVGSVLALSGIVAARFATTNSGLSIGDSAHALIMLVALAIGIVCGLINGTILARYRLQPFIVTMGMLSAARGLALLTTDGNLVSQLNSDFRWLDNGDVLGIPVPVILFIAIFALGWVLLNKTLFERYVYAVGGNQKSARTSGISVVKVKVLVYTLCGALAGIAGLILTARTGSAQTSAGAAYELDAIAAVVIGGTSMAGGVGTLVGTFFGILIIGVMNNGLDLLGVQSYYQQIIKGALIVVAVLLDPSRKQQRD is encoded by the coding sequence ATAGACAGTACGCATTCACTGACCCAGGGACTGACGTTTATTGCGCGCAATAAGCGGCGCCTGCACAAATACGGCATTATCATCGCGTTTTTTGTTCTATGCCTTGTCGTGACCATTATTGGTGAGGTTCAGGTGGCGAACGGCGCCTGGAGTAATAATTATTTTCTCAGCAATGAAAATATGCTGATCGTATTACGCCAGATTTCAATTAACGGCATTCTGGCCATCGGTATGACGTTTGTGATTATTACCGCAGGCGTCGATCTGTCCGTTGGTTCGGTGCTGGCGCTGAGCGGTATTGTGGCGGCGCGATTCGCTACCACCAATAGCGGCCTATCGATAGGCGACAGCGCCCACGCGCTAATTATGCTGGTGGCGCTGGCCATCGGTATCGTCTGCGGCCTTATCAACGGCACTATCCTGGCGCGCTACCGGTTGCAGCCGTTTATCGTCACCATGGGCATGCTCTCGGCGGCCCGCGGTCTGGCGCTGCTGACCACCGACGGCAACCTGGTCTCGCAGTTGAATTCGGATTTTCGTTGGCTGGACAATGGCGACGTACTGGGGATTCCGGTGCCGGTCATCCTGTTTATCGCGATATTCGCCCTGGGCTGGGTGCTGTTGAATAAAACCCTGTTTGAACGCTATGTCTATGCCGTCGGCGGCAATCAGAAGAGCGCCCGTACCTCGGGCATCAGCGTGGTAAAAGTCAAAGTCCTGGTCTACACCCTGTGCGGCGCGCTGGCGGGTATCGCCGGTCTTATTCTGACCGCCCGCACCGGCTCTGCGCAGACCAGCGCGGGGGCCGCCTACGAGCTGGACGCCATTGCGGCCGTGGTGATTGGCGGCACCAGTATGGCGGGCGGGGTCGGTACGCTGGTCGGCACCTTCTTCGGTATTTTAATTATCGGCGTAATGAATAACGGGCTTGACCTGCTGGGGGTGCAGTCTTACTACCAGCAGATTATCAAAGGCGCATTAATCGTTGTGGCGGTATTGCTCGACCCATCGCGCAAGCAACAGCGCGATTAA
- the lpcA gene encoding D-sedoheptulose 7-phosphate isomerase translates to MYQDLIRNELNEALQTLQNFLSDERHIQSIEDAAKLIADTFKAGGKVLSCGNGGSHCDAMHFAEELTGRYRENRPGYPAIAISDPSHLSCVSNDFGYEQVFSRYVEAVGNRGDVLVGISTSGNSANIIRAIDAARAKGMRVIVLTGKEGGKMAGSADVEIRVPHFGYADRIQEIHIKAIHILILLIEKEIAAQG, encoded by the coding sequence ATGTATCAGGATTTGATCCGCAACGAACTTAACGAAGCCCTGCAAACGCTGCAAAATTTCCTTAGCGACGAGCGCCATATCCAGTCTATTGAAGATGCGGCCAAATTGATTGCCGATACTTTTAAAGCCGGCGGCAAAGTGCTTTCCTGCGGCAACGGCGGTTCCCACTGCGACGCGATGCATTTTGCCGAAGAATTAACCGGCCGCTATCGCGAAAACCGCCCGGGCTATCCCGCTATCGCCATTTCCGACCCCAGCCATCTCTCCTGCGTGAGCAACGATTTTGGTTATGAGCAGGTCTTTTCCCGTTATGTTGAAGCGGTGGGCAATCGGGGCGATGTCCTGGTCGGTATTTCCACCTCCGGCAACTCGGCGAATATTATCCGCGCCATTGACGCCGCGCGCGCCAAAGGGATGCGGGTTATCGTCCTGACCGGCAAGGAGGGCGGTAAAATGGCCGGCAGCGCGGATGTAGAAATCCGTGTCCCCCATTTCGGTTATGCCGATCGCATTCAGGAAATCCATATCAAGGCCATTCATATTCTAATACTGCTCATCGAGAAAGAAATAGCGGCGCAGGGGTAA
- a CDS encoding IS5-like element ISSoEn1 family transposase has translation MAKQKFKITNWPAYNNALRQRGDLTVWLDESAIAAWTESTPPEHRGRPLHYTDMAITTVLMIKRVFNLSLRALQGFVDSIFKLMGLSLRCPDYSLVSRRAKTVDISIKTPTRGEISHLVIDGTGLKIFGEGEWKVRQHGAERRRVWRKLHLAVDSATHEIICADLSLSGTTDAQALPGLINQTHRKIREASADSAYDTRYCHDALLRKKIKPLIPPRSGAQYWPARYHERNHAVANQHLSGNNDTWKKKVGYHRRSLAETAMFRFKTLLGGHLSLHDYDAQVGEAMAMVKALNRITLLGMPNSVRIM, from the coding sequence ATGGCAAAGCAAAAGTTTAAAATCACCAACTGGCCCGCATATAACAATGCGCTCAGGCAGCGGGGGGACCTGACAGTATGGCTTGATGAGTCAGCCATTGCTGCATGGACTGAGAGTACACCACCTGAACATCGTGGCCGGCCGCTTCACTACACCGATATGGCCATTACCACGGTTCTGATGATAAAGCGCGTGTTTAACCTTTCGCTCCGGGCGTTACAGGGTTTCGTTGACTCGATTTTTAAACTGATGGGGCTGTCGCTGCGCTGCCCAGATTACTCTCTGGTCAGCCGGCGAGCAAAAACCGTCGACATCAGCATAAAAACGCCAACCCGCGGCGAAATCTCACACCTGGTCATCGATGGCACCGGCCTGAAAATCTTCGGCGAAGGCGAATGGAAAGTCAGGCAGCATGGGGCTGAGAGGCGCAGAGTATGGCGCAAGCTTCATCTGGCAGTAGATAGCGCGACACATGAAATTATCTGTGCCGATTTATCGCTAAGCGGTACGACAGATGCGCAGGCGCTGCCCGGGCTGATTAACCAAACCCACCGGAAAATCAGGGAAGCGTCGGCTGACAGTGCTTACGATACGCGTTACTGTCATGATGCTCTGCTGAGGAAAAAAATAAAGCCGCTTATCCCACCGCGAAGTGGTGCGCAATATTGGCCAGCTCGATACCATGAGCGTAACCATGCGGTGGCAAATCAGCATCTGAGCGGCAATAACGATACCTGGAAAAAGAAAGTAGGTTATCACCGGCGTTCACTGGCTGAAACGGCCATGTTCCGGTTTAAAACACTTTTGGGTGGTCATCTGAGTCTGCATGACTATGACGCGCAGGTAGGTGAGGCTATGGCAATGGTCAAAGCGCTTAACCGGATCACGTTGTTAGGAATGCCAAACAGCGTCCGCATCATGTAA
- a CDS encoding class I SAM-dependent methyltransferase produces MKPAQSNKTIVAPASWDDIPCGAYYRQALEQGLKAWWPKLFGFHLLKIGALSADLDTGDCAISHQVNVGLEGEGLHVIADPYQLPFANKSADACLLAHTLSYTGDPHRLLREVDRVLIDDGWLVISTFNPVSMLGLGKICPILFRRQPYRSRMYTQMRLLDWLGVLNFEVLHRTHLQVLPWRRQGGRLLSTHFPAIGCLSVIVARKRTFPLSLTPLKNKASTRGLRRPVNATTRSCRQRHSWKEE; encoded by the coding sequence ATGAAACCAGCGCAAAGTAACAAGACTATTGTGGCGCCTGCCTCATGGGACGATATTCCCTGCGGGGCTTACTACCGCCAGGCGCTGGAGCAGGGTTTGAAAGCGTGGTGGCCTAAACTGTTCGGGTTTCATTTACTCAAAATCGGCGCGTTGAGCGCGGATCTGGATACCGGTGATTGTGCGATTTCCCACCAGGTCAACGTGGGACTCGAGGGCGAAGGTTTGCACGTTATCGCCGATCCTTACCAACTGCCGTTCGCCAATAAGTCGGCAGACGCTTGCTTACTGGCCCATACCTTATCCTATACCGGCGATCCGCACCGGCTGCTGCGGGAGGTCGATCGGGTCCTCATTGATGACGGCTGGCTCGTCATCTCGACGTTCAACCCGGTGAGCATGCTGGGGCTTGGTAAGATCTGCCCGATCCTTTTTCGTCGCCAGCCGTACAGAAGCCGAATGTATACGCAGATGCGGCTGTTGGATTGGCTGGGGGTGCTTAATTTTGAGGTGTTGCACCGTACCCATCTGCAGGTGTTGCCATGGCGACGCCAAGGGGGGCGGCTACTCAGTACCCATTTCCCCGCAATTGGTTGCCTGAGCGTGATAGTCGCGCGCAAGCGCACGTTTCCCCTCAGCCTGACGCCGCTGAAAAACAAAGCGTCCACGCGGGGTTTGCGCCGGCCGGTAAACGCCACCACCCGCAGTTGCCGGCAGCGGCATTCCTGGAAAGAGGAGTAA
- the gloB gene encoding hydroxyacylglutathione hydrolase produces the protein MNLISIPALADNYIWLLHNDDSQCLVVDPGEAAPVLQALADRHLIPVAILLTHHHHDHVGGVAELLRHFPVPVYGPEETRAKGSTRIVNEGDTLTLLGHTFSIMALPGHTLGHIGFYGAPWLFSGDTVFSAGCGRLFEGTPKQMYASFQKVNQLPPDTLICAAHEYTSSNLDFAAALLPQDSVITGYQREIKELRLKNQPSLPTTLHLERQINLFLRCHDIDLQNKLNAHPASGEEWRVFAALREKKDHF, from the coding sequence ATGAATCTTATCAGCATTCCCGCACTGGCGGATAATTACATTTGGCTTTTACACAATGACGACAGCCAATGCCTGGTGGTCGATCCGGGCGAGGCGGCGCCGGTGTTACAGGCACTTGCCGACCGCCACTTAATCCCTGTAGCTATTTTATTGACCCATCATCATCATGACCATGTGGGCGGTGTCGCCGAGCTGCTGCGGCATTTCCCGGTGCCGGTCTATGGCCCGGAGGAAACCCGCGCCAAGGGCTCGACCCGGATTGTTAACGAAGGCGATACACTGACCTTACTGGGTCATACCTTCAGCATAATGGCATTGCCCGGTCATACACTCGGACATATCGGATTTTACGGCGCCCCCTGGCTTTTTAGCGGCGACACGGTTTTTTCCGCAGGTTGCGGTCGACTTTTCGAGGGCACGCCCAAGCAAATGTACGCATCTTTTCAAAAGGTTAATCAGCTTCCCCCCGATACCCTGATCTGCGCCGCTCATGAGTATACTTCAAGCAATTTGGACTTCGCCGCCGCCCTCTTGCCTCAAGATAGCGTTATCACAGGTTATCAACGTGAAATTAAAGAGTTACGTCTGAAAAACCAGCCTAGCCTGCCCACAACGCTGCATTTAGAGCGGCAAATTAATCTTTTCTTACGTTGCCATGACATTGATTTACAAAATAAATTAAACGCTCACCCTGCTTCCGGCGAGGAATGGCGTGTTTTTGCGGCATTACGCGAGAAGAAGGATCATTTCTGA
- a CDS encoding IS5 family transposase, translated as MAKQKFKITNWPAYNNALRQRGDMTVWLDESTIAAWTESTPPEHRGRPLHYTDMAITTVLMIKRVFNLSLRALQGFVDAIFKLMGLSLRCPDYSLVSRRAKTVDISIKTPTRGEISHLVIDGTGLKIFGEGEWKVRQHGAERRRVWHKLHLAVDSATHEIICTDLSLSGTLDAQALPGLINQTHRKIREASADSAYDTRYYHDALLRKKIKPLIPPRSGAQYWPARYHERNHTVANQHLSGNNDTWKKKVGYHRRSLAETAMFRFKTLLGGHLSLHDYDAQVGEAMAMVKALNRITLLGMPNSVRIM; from the coding sequence ATGGCAAAGCAAAAGTTTAAAATCACCAACTGGCCCGCATACAACAATGCGCTCAGGCAGCGGGGGGACATGACAGTATGGCTTGATGAGTCAACCATTGCTGCATGGACTGAGAGTACACCACCTGAACATCGTGGCCGGCCGCTTCACTACACCGATATGGCCATTACCACGGTTCTAATGATAAAGCGCGTGTTTAACCTTTCGCTCCGGGCGTTACAGGGTTTCGTTGACGCGATTTTTAAACTGATGGGGCTGTCGCTGCGCTGCCCAGATTACTCTCTGGTCAGCCGGCGAGCAAAAACCGTCGACATCAGCATAAAAACGCCAACCCGCGGCGAAATCTCACACTTGGTCATCGATGGCACCGGCCTGAAAATCTTCGGCGAAGGCGAATGGAAAGTCAGGCAGCATGGGGCTGAGAGGCGCAGAGTATGGCACAAGCTTCATCTGGCAGTAGATAGCGCGACACATGAAATTATCTGTACCGATTTATCGCTAAGCGGTACGTTAGATGCGCAGGCGCTGCCCGGGCTGATTAACCAAACCCACCGGAAAATCAGGGAAGCGTCGGCTGACAGTGCTTACGATACGCGTTACTATCATGATGCTCTGCTGAGGAAAAAAATAAAGCCGCTTATCCCACCGCGAAGTGGTGCGCAATATTGGCCAGCTCGATACCATGAGCGTAACCATACGGTGGCAAATCAGCATCTGAGCGGCAATAACGATACCTGGAAAAAGAAAGTAGGTTATCACCGGCGTTCACTGGCTGAAACGGCCATGTTCCGGTTTAAAACACTTTTGGGTGGTCATCTGAGTCTGCATGACTATGACGCGCAGGTAGGTGAGGCTATGGCAATGGTCAAAGCGCTTAACCGGATCACGCTGTTAGGAATGCCAAACAGCGTCCGCATCATGTAA
- the dnaQ gene encoding DNA polymerase III subunit epsilon, which yields MSTDITRQIVLDTETTGMNKLGVHYEGHRIIEIGAVEVINRRLTGRHFHVYLKPDRLVDPEAFNVHGISDEFLADKPTFAGVADEFLQFIRGGELVIHNAPFDIGFMDYEFAMLNRGIAKTDTFCKVTDSLLLARKMFPGKRNSLDALCDRYLIDNSKRTLHGALLDAEILADVFLLMTGGQTAMRFAMEGEQEQREVGDTVKIQRVQRAQTSLKIVYASDEEVVAHEQRLDLVQKKGGSCLWREDSPAQSE from the coding sequence ATGAGCACTGACATTACGCGACAGATTGTTCTGGATACTGAAACCACCGGCATGAACAAGTTGGGTGTCCACTACGAAGGACACCGAATTATCGAAATCGGCGCGGTGGAGGTCATTAATCGCCGCCTGACCGGTCGGCACTTCCACGTCTATCTGAAACCGGACCGTCTGGTAGACCCTGAAGCGTTCAATGTCCACGGCATCAGCGACGAGTTTCTGGCGGATAAACCGACGTTTGCCGGCGTGGCGGATGAATTTTTACAGTTCATTCGCGGCGGCGAATTGGTCATTCATAACGCCCCCTTCGATATTGGCTTTATGGACTATGAGTTTGCGATGCTTAATCGCGGTATCGCTAAAACCGACACCTTTTGCAAGGTGACGGACAGCCTGCTGCTGGCGCGCAAAATGTTCCCCGGGAAGCGCAATAGTCTGGACGCGTTGTGCGACCGCTATCTGATCGATAACAGTAAGCGTACCCTGCACGGCGCTTTGCTCGACGCCGAAATCCTGGCGGACGTTTTCTTGTTGATGACCGGCGGCCAGACCGCCATGCGTTTTGCGATGGAAGGGGAGCAGGAGCAGCGCGAGGTGGGCGACACCGTGAAAATTCAGCGGGTGCAGCGAGCCCAAACGTCGCTGAAGATCGTTTACGCCAGCGATGAGGAAGTCGTAGCCCATGAGCAGCGGTTGGATCTGGTGCAGAAAAAGGGCGGCAGCTGTCTGTGGCGGGAAGACAGCCCTGCACAAAGCGAATAA
- the rnhA gene encoding ribonuclease HI encodes MRKQVEIFTDGSCLGNPGPGGYGAILRYKQHEKTFSAGYRLTTNNRMELMAAIVALEALTDACEVVLSTDSQYVRQGITQWIHNWKKRGWKTAEKKPVKNVDLWQRLDAAIQPHTLRWNWVKGHAGHPENERCDELARTAAGHPALEDIGYRVEAQTGGGRAD; translated from the coding sequence ATGCGCAAACAGGTTGAAATTTTCACCGACGGTTCGTGCCTGGGTAATCCCGGCCCCGGCGGCTATGGCGCAATATTGCGCTATAAACAGCATGAAAAAACCTTCAGCGCCGGTTATCGCCTGACCACCAACAACCGTATGGAGTTGATGGCGGCCATCGTGGCGCTGGAAGCGCTGACGGACGCCTGCGAGGTCGTGCTCAGCACCGACAGCCAGTACGTCCGTCAAGGGATTACCCAATGGATTCATAACTGGAAAAAACGCGGCTGGAAAACCGCCGAGAAGAAACCGGTGAAAAACGTCGATTTATGGCAGCGGCTGGACGCAGCCATTCAGCCTCATACCCTGCGCTGGAATTGGGTGAAGGGCCATGCGGGCCATCCGGAAAACGAACGCTGCGACGAGCTGGCGCGCACCGCCGCCGGCCATCCGGCTTTGGAGGACATCGGCTATCGGGTGGAAGCGCAAACGGGCGGCGGCCGGGCGGATTAA
- the istB gene encoding IS21-like element ISSoEn3 family helper ATPase IstB, with product MDTLLMALRELKLSAMVQALETQRELPGSYGELGFEERLSLMVEAENLHRKNNHICRMRRQSQMRLQAKPEDIRYIPSRGVTPKQMRDLLGGQYLKYQKSILITGPTGTGKTWLSCALGEQACRQQYSVRYWRVGRLLAHLHQCQVDGTYLKQLKQLEKIELLILDDVGLESISPMQATMLLEVMEDRYDKSSSILISQLPVKKWYGLIENPTTADALLDRLVHPSYRLELKGESLRKEQGVASTGKID from the coding sequence ATGGATACACTGTTAATGGCTCTGCGAGAGCTGAAGTTGTCGGCAATGGTCCAGGCGTTGGAGACGCAACGCGAACTCCCGGGGAGTTATGGGGAGCTGGGGTTCGAGGAGCGGTTGTCGCTGATGGTAGAAGCGGAAAATTTGCATAGAAAAAACAACCACATATGCCGTATGCGACGGCAATCGCAAATGCGCTTGCAGGCAAAACCGGAAGATATCCGTTATATCCCTAGCCGAGGAGTGACACCGAAACAGATGCGAGATCTGCTAGGGGGACAATATCTGAAATATCAGAAAAGCATACTCATCACGGGGCCGACAGGTACGGGCAAAACCTGGCTCAGTTGTGCGCTTGGTGAGCAGGCATGCCGGCAGCAATATAGCGTGCGTTACTGGCGAGTGGGTCGGTTGCTGGCCCATCTTCACCAGTGTCAGGTAGACGGGACCTATCTAAAACAGCTTAAGCAGTTAGAAAAAATAGAGTTACTGATCTTGGACGACGTGGGCCTAGAATCAATAAGTCCGATGCAGGCAACGATGCTGTTGGAGGTAATGGAAGATCGCTACGACAAAAGCAGCAGCATCCTGATCAGTCAACTGCCGGTGAAAAAATGGTATGGACTGATAGAAAACCCCACGACAGCTGACGCGTTACTCGATCGGTTAGTACACCCCAGCTATAGACTGGAACTTAAAGGCGAATCACTACGCAAAGAGCAAGGAGTAGCCAGCACAGGAAAAATAGACTAA